tgatcctagggtactgggatcaagccctgtgtggggcttcacGTTTAGCAGAaagtcaacttctccctctccctctctagctcccctgcttgtgtactcctTCTTGTttactctctaataaataaaagctttagaaataaataaatacatacatacagatacCTCCAATCACATTAGAGAGACCAAAACTTAGCAGGGACATTACATAATCACCATCTTCCAacactgtgtttttttgtttgtttgtttgtttttaagattttatttatgtgagagtgtgtgtgcaagagggagggagagaaagagagtgagtgagcaagcaagggtgcatgagcagggggagaagcagattccctgctgaacagagaacccagcgTGGGgatcaatcctaggaccccaggaccatgaacTGGgcagaaggcggaggcttaagcaactgaaccacccaggtgcctctcaacaccgtgtctttttaaaattacctttttgTTAGATGCTCTCTGCGCTAGGGTGATGTCAACTGGGCAGATTTTGCCTTTCTTCACAATGGGCTCTTGTCCTGGAAAGGTCACTTGATAGGCAGGCTGTAACCTTTCCAAACACCTGCAACAGGAGTTCGTGAGCTACAGATTGATAAAACGAAGAGAAATCATCTCCTCATTCCCCACTGCTATTGGGCAGCTCAGGGGGAGCCAGTGTCGCAGGCACTGGTTCGCTCCAGGTTACACAGAGAATCACTGACGTCATCTAGGGGCTGCCCCCAAGGCCAATTAAATCAGAAGCTCCAATTAGGCATATATGGTTTTTAAAGATCCGTGAAGTATGGCCAAAGTCAAGGCCCATGGATTCAGGGAAGGGATTCCCCAGTGACTGGAGTCCCTGGAAACCGTCCAGTGGCCTGGTCTTCTGACAATCTGCCCAGGCTGCCTTGTGGAATTTACTTCCTGTCTTAAGCCGCTCATGTACACGTCCCCAGCCTGGTAAATTGCTGCTTCACATCTGTGACATGTTCCAGTCCATCTTCTAGAGAAAGCGTAACCACAAAGAATGTCTACCTTTCATCTAACCAGATTTTCTTTTGGTACCATATATACTAGGATTGAACAAAtgttctataaagggccagacagCAAATATTCTAGGCTTTAAGGGCCGCTGGGTCTGTGCAAcccaactctgccactgtagCCCGAAAGCTACCCACAGACAATGATCAAGTGGGTGTGGTTTATTGACGTCAACAGGCAGCAGGCCGGATGGGCTGTCCTTTGCAAACTCctgatataaattattttcagttttgttctgtGGAAAAGAAAGAGCATAGAATCTTCCCTTTGATGATTTTAAGACAATTCCTCCCAGCCTCTTTCTGGCTTCTAAATCTTTttgaagttcttatttttaattaattgttctttttctttctcccttttaagTTCTCCTCTACTGTGTTGGCTCCAATCATTCCAAGGCTCGTCCACCTCAGAATTACTGAGCCTGTATTCATGTAGACTACTTATCAGTTGAATTGTGGAGAGAAAGTCAAAGCCTAAGACAGGGATGATTCTAAAGTCCACAGGACAGACATTATGGGGAGGGGATAGAAAAGCTGGAGAGGGGACTGACTGCCAATCCCCACTACCTGGTCAGGAGACTGTCCCATGGAAGCTTCATGACTGTGTGCTGTTCGTTCTTCTCTAAGATGCAGTCACATAGAATGGGATCTAATTTCACGAGgctaaagggaaagaagaggcaaTAGAGAAATGTCAGCCCCACCCCTTCTGACCCAAGGGCCAGCTCAGGATTCACCTCTTATATGTCCTTTGTAGTCATTCAGGACCATGAGAACCAATTCAGGGAGCAGAGCACAGGAAGCAGCGTGCCCCGTGGATGGGGGGTGCGGCAGGTTTCCCAGGCCAAGGGAGGAGCCGGTGGCAGAGGGGAGAGTGGGATAAATCCGAAGATCAGGATTCTTGGCCCAGTTCTGCTAACTAAACGTGACTGCACTGTTAGTTCCCAATTTTTTGTTCATGGGGATAtcttttgaaagtaaaaaagaaaaatggtaatgGAATGGTCTTCATTTAGTAGATTACCTTTTGTACTACCTTCCTAAGAAAATAGAGGATATCAAAAAGCCACAATGACATCAGTAAAATTTTTCTAAGCTGCATTTTCTTCCTCACAGGGGCATGTGGACTTGAAAACCAGTTCTGGATGTCTACGAGCTACCACGTACCCAGGCTATGGCTGCTGCCGACCCTCCCATGTGGAGCTGAGCACCCTGGACGAGTCTAGGTGTCCACGGCCCACGGTTTGAAACCACTGGTCTTGATTCTTTCTAAAAGGCCGTGAGCTGCTCTGTTCCCCTCTAGCCCGGACATGCTCCACAGTGTGTCCCAAGTCTGCGCTGTCGGGCTGATCTTCAGCAGAGCTCCCCGGCCACTCACTTTTTGTTGTCCGCATCGACCAGGTCATTCTTCTTGGCATAGTTGATGATGATGGTCCGGACCTCCCCACCCTCGAGAACGCTCCCCTTCCTAGGTCAGAAGTGATGCGGGTGGGGGGTGAGGTTGGGAAGCGGGGGGTTAGTTCGTGCTGTGCCAGGGGAACAAACCACAGGCACCAAGACtcactctctgctcggcaggctGCTTTCCTTGGCTTTTTGAGCTTGATTCTTCCCTTTCCTGACTGAGGTGAGCAGGACCTCGTGAAGAATAgttacagagagaaagggagacgcCTACTCTGGTTCATTTAGTCAGAGACACTTCCCAGGGGAAAGAGGCTTGAAGCTGGatgtgggagaaggagggaacTGGGGCGCAGCAGGTTCTGCCCGTCACAGAGGAAGGCTACTCAGCTTGAGAGGAAACAGGCCAGAAcaccaagcaggcagaggagggctgCTCTCCAAAAACTCACTTGTGGCCAGACTCCTGGAAGAGCAGGGTCATGCTGGCTGGGACACAGTAGAGGGGTTTTATATCTGGAGGGTGATAGGGCTGTTCCCTGCTACCCTCCTGGATAGTCAGGGAGGTCGGGGAGGGCTCGGGTATGACGAAAGATGTGATCCTAAAacccagcagaaggaaagaaaaaacacattttatactACCGTCTGGGCAGTTCCCGGCCCGGGGCCCAGGTGCCCTGGCGCCAGCTGAGCTATGGCGAGCAGGCCCCCGGCACTCACTCACCTCGGGTGCCTCCAGTCCACAGCCACAATGCTCTCCACCCCTCTGCTCAGCTCCTCCACCTGTATCATCTGCTCCTGCTGCATGTGCCGCAGGAACTTAGAGAGCTAAGGGAGAGAGGGCCAGGGCTAGGGACTCCATGGATTCCACGCCCATCCTGAGCTCTTGATGTGCCACACACTGAGCGACGCTGCTCCTGGGAACGGACGCTTGACAGTCCCTGCTCCCGTCAAACCGGGAACGGGGAGGCCCCCACCCTGAGGCTCAGGGAGTGAGAAGCTGCTACCGGCGGACTGGTGAAGGCTGTCAGAGCTCCGGTCAGAGAGGAAcgggtggaagggagggaggggggcgggtGCTCGCCCAGCTGCCTTGACCTGGAAGAGTTTTCCAACCCCTACCCCCCATACCTAGAACCAAAAAGCTTAATTCTAGCCTGAGCCCTACAGATGGGTATTCCCCAGTGTGCATCCAGCTCATGGCACAGGAAACCGCACACAACTCTCTGTGTGGGAGTGCAGAGAAGGtacctcttacttttttttttttttttaatttattttcagcataacagtattcattatttttgcaccacacccagtgctccatgcaatccgtgcccctctaatacccaccacctggttcccccaacctcccaccccccccacctcttaCCTTTTTGTAGCTTGATTTCTTTATGTCCAGCTGTCGTCCTTCAGGGCTGGTGGCAGACGGAAAAAGCAAGTTAAGCTAATGAAGCAGTGGTGGTGGGACCTGCCTGCCGCTGAGAGGAGGGCATTTCTTCCTCAGCCTTCCTCTTCCGTGTTCAGAAAGAAGCTGATATTCCAGAACCCTCTGCCCAGCGGTGGCATCAGAGAGGGATACCAACCTTAGGATACTCTGGAGCACCGCTGTACAACAGCCCTTTCTGTAAATACGGACTGTTCTCTGTCTGTtctccaatatggtagccactattCACACGTGGCTACTAAGCACTTGACACACAACTAATGTGACTGAGGAactaaattctatttaattttaattagtttaaatttaaatagccacatgtgactagtggctactGTACTGGATATAGCTCTAGAGTCTTCTCAAGCTAGACCACCTTCTGTGGCCTCCAAAGTTCTGCCTCAAGGTGAATCTTTCCAACACCAAGCTCACTGAAGCCGCTGGGCCAAGGGCAGGACTGGCAAACCTAAGGGATCTTAGGCTCTGCGACAGAGACTCACTGTCTAGCTCTTGAGAGGAAGAGTTTGCGGACCCCTATCCTACCACcgttagtttattttttattttctttctttcagctgtTAGTTTTTTGGGGGAGGTTCCTATGAAAGCTGTAATCAGTCCCTCTACTCAGAACTTATGTCTTTTCTCAAAATGTGACAAGTAACAGGCTTGGGATTCATAGAAAGTCCTTCTAGAACCTGACGCAGGTTAAGAACCTCTAGCCTAGAGGAAATTCTAGGATCTTTCCTAGTTACTTATATCCCAGCAGGGTCAAGACAAATTATCAAGTATCCCGCCACATGCTCCAGACCCTACACTATACAGGATGCCTTAAAGGAGTCCACATGTAAACAGGAAGAGAATTACAtcaaaaccactttttaaaaaaatggaactaaattctcaaaaagacaaaagttgAGTTGTGTTGTACAAATCAAGAAGCAAAGCTTCTGACAGCGTATTTCCTGGGGGCTTATTAAATGTGAGGCTAGTGAATCTTGACAACAATCCTACAAGTGCTGGAAATTTGGGTTCAGAGAAGCTCAGTAACAAGTTCAAATTCACCTTGCTCCAAAACCCTAGGGAACTGCATCCAGATGACTGCTTCCAAAGCCCAGGTTCTACATACATGTAATACTGTCTCTTCTGGTGGCCTGTGTTTGCGGTATGGGGTTCACACTGACTGTTCCTCCTGATACCACTTAATGTGGCCCACCTACTTTGCAGGGAAAGTGTGAAGGGGTTGAATATTCCAGAAGAAGCCTCTTGACAAAGAGGCTTTGTCAAGGATGCTTCTGGACGGGACGTGCTGCCTAATTCATGAGCCAGCCCAGAATCACCTCAGCAGAGACAGTGCTCAGAGAACCTTGGGAATTTTAACCTTCATTTTTTCAACAACCCTTCAATGGCTAAAATTTACGTTTTTGAAACTCAGGACCTGATTTAGTTGCCAGATCAACCCTCCACTCCACTCTTTCCATAGTATGTCCCTCAGCTAACCCCCCCATCACACACCTGTCCTGACATACCACCAAGGTACCAGAGAAAGCCCTGTGGCCCACACCTGCCTCCCGTACCAGCAGGAGAACATGTGGCTGCCAAGGAATGTGCTGGTGAGTAAAGGCAGGTCAGCTTTTTTGACGTGGCACTTTAAGGCGTGTAAGAAGCATCGCTGTAAGAGTTCATCCATTTGCTCTGCAAAGGAAACACAAGAACCATACTTTTTTGAAGGATACAGAATGGCTGGTGCAGTACAAGTAAACACCCCGCTCAGCTCCACCCCTGGGTCACCCCCTTCACTCTGGAAGGAGCTCATTCCCGGGTCCCAAAGCTCCCAGACTCTCTTAAGCACTGAGCCTTTAAAGAGGGCTGACTCCAGAGAAGGGGTCCAGCCCACTGAGGCCCACTCAGCCAGGAGCACATGCTGCCGGGACAGAGAAGTCAGAGCCGGAAGAAACCATAGAGGCCTCTGAAGCTGGAAGCACTCCAAACTCCAGGGCAGATCGGCATCCAGGGAAATAGGACTTATGTGGCAAAGACCCCCGGTGAGATGGCAAAGGGCTGCTGGTCGTACCACCCTCACCAAAAATACGGACTTTCCCATTCTCCTAGAGCTTCGGCACCACTCTGGTCAGAAGCAGAGTAGAGCACGTTTCCTCCATTGAGAGGAGATGGGTCCTTCTACTCCCAGACCTATACCTTGAAGGGTCTTGCTGTCTGTGGGTTCTGGGTTCAGGTCCCTGACACTGGGATCTTCTGTGGCTTCTGACAGGGACTTCTCCCCACACAGCTGCTGCTGAACCTCCCCATTCTCCTTGTCCTCTCCCTCCAGGGTCAGGCGCTTCATGTCTCCCTGCAGGGCCGGCTCTGCCTGGACAGACCCCTTCTCTTCGTTGACATCTGGGGTATCTTGGGCCGGTGGAGCCAAAGACGGCGGAGAAGACTTGTCTCCAGATCGCCTGGAAAAACTGCATGTCAGAAATGCCAAGCAGCAGCCACAGCATTCTCTAATCCTGGTCGAGGTCAGCTGGGAGTCCGGAAA
The window above is part of the Mustela erminea isolate mMusErm1 chromosome 17, mMusErm1.Pri, whole genome shotgun sequence genome. Proteins encoded here:
- the EIF2D gene encoding eukaryotic translation initiation factor 2D isoform X2 — translated: MGHRKLRLQEKRDLLLAGETDGGRKLRADVAAAFPTLGTDQVSALVPGKEELNVVKLYAHRGDAVTVYVCAGNPILFELEKNLYPTDLMLPGLVVPPAGLPQVQKGDLCAIALVGNRAPVAVGVAAMSTTEMLTSGLKGRGFSVLHTYQDHLWRSGDKSSPPSLAPPAQDTPDVNEEKGSVQAEPALQGDMKRLTLEGEDKENGEVQQQLCGEKSLSEATEDPSVRDLNPEPTDSKTLQEQMDELLQRCFLHALKCHVKKADLPLLTSTFLGSHMFSCCPEGRQLDIKKSSYKKLSKFLRHMQQEQMIQVEELSRGVESIVAVDWRHPRITSFVIPEPSPTSLTIQEGSREQPYHPPDIKPLYCVPASMTLLFQESGHKKGSVLEGGEVRTIIINYAKKNDLVDADNKNLVKLDPILCDCILEKNEQHTVMKLPWDSLLTRCLERLQPAYQVTFPGQEPIVKKGKICPVDITLAQRASNKKVTVVRNLEAYGLDPCSVAAVLQQRCQASTTVTPAPGAKDSLQVQVQGNQIHHLSRLLLEDYHLPRKYIQGLEKAPKPSKKK
- the EIF2D gene encoding eukaryotic translation initiation factor 2D isoform X1 — its product is MGHRKLRLQEKRDLLLAGETDGGRKLRADVAAAFPTLGTDQVSALVPGKEELNVVKLYAHRGDAVTVYVCAGNPILFELEKNLYPTVYTLWSHPDLLPTFTTWPLVLEKLVGGADLMLPGLVVPPAGLPQVQKGDLCAIALVGNRAPVAVGVAAMSTTEMLTSGLKGRGFSVLHTYQDHLWRSGDKSSPPSLAPPAQDTPDVNEEKGSVQAEPALQGDMKRLTLEGEDKENGEVQQQLCGEKSLSEATEDPSVRDLNPEPTDSKTLQEQMDELLQRCFLHALKCHVKKADLPLLTSTFLGSHMFSCCPEGRQLDIKKSSYKKLSKFLRHMQQEQMIQVEELSRGVESIVAVDWRHPRITSFVIPEPSPTSLTIQEGSREQPYHPPDIKPLYCVPASMTLLFQESGHKKGSVLEGGEVRTIIINYAKKNDLVDADNKNLVKLDPILCDCILEKNEQHTVMKLPWDSLLTRCLERLQPAYQVTFPGQEPIVKKGKICPVDITLAQRASNKKVTVVRNLEAYGLDPCSVAAVLQQRCQASTTVTPAPGAKDSLQVQVQGNQIHHLSRLLLEDYHLPRKYIQGLEKAPKPSKKK
- the EIF2D gene encoding eukaryotic translation initiation factor 2D isoform X3, producing MFAKAFRVKSNTAIKGSDRRKLRADVAAAFPTLGTDQVSALVPGKEELNVVKLYAHRGDAVTVYVCAGNPILFELEKNLYPTVYTLWSHPDLLPTFTTWPLVLEKLVGGADLMLPGLVVPPAGLPQVQKGDLCAIALVGNRAPVAVGVAAMSTTEMLTSGLKGRGFSVLHTYQDHLWRSGDKSSPPSLAPPAQDTPDVNEEKGSVQAEPALQGDMKRLTLEGEDKENGEVQQQLCGEKSLSEATEDPSVRDLNPEPTDSKTLQEQMDELLQRCFLHALKCHVKKADLPLLTSTFLGSHMFSCCPEGRQLDIKKSSYKKLSKFLRHMQQEQMIQVEELSRGVESIVAVDWRHPRITSFVIPEPSPTSLTIQEGSREQPYHPPDIKPLYCVPASMTLLFQESGHKKGSVLEGGEVRTIIINYAKKNDLVDADNKNLVKLDPILCDCILEKNEQHTVMKLPWDSLLTRCLERLQPAYQVTFPGQEPIVKKGKICPVDITLAQRASNKKVTVVRNLEAYGLDPCSVAAVLQQRCQASTTVTPAPGAKDSLQVQVQGNQIHHLSRLLLEDYHLPRKYIQGLEKAPKPSKKK